A single window of Sander lucioperca isolate FBNREF2018 chromosome 22, SLUC_FBN_1.2, whole genome shotgun sequence DNA harbors:
- the LOC116060936 gene encoding inhibitor of nuclear factor kappa-B kinase subunit alpha-like, whose translation MEKPPFRQNQNCGDWELKERLGMGGFAHVYLYQHHETVEKLAVKMCRLELTPRNKDRWSREIQIMKKLNHINVVTARDVPEEMRHIALNDLPLLAMEYCSRGDLRKMLSKPENCCGLKESEVLSLLNDVGSGIQYLHENKIIHRDLKPENIVLQDINGKLVHKIIDLGYAKDLDQGSLCTSFVGTLQYLAPELFENKAYTVTVDYWSFGTMVFECSCGFRPFLHNLQPVQWASKVRNKGPKDIMAVEEQNGEVRFSTHLPYPNNLSRTLLEPMEALLQLMLKWDPVQRGGKVNSDTKKPMCFEKLEQILSMKVVHILNMTTAQVHSFQLTPEESLHSLQKRIEAETNIEVMNQELLQETGVSLDPRKHAAQCVLDGVRGWDSYIVYLFDKSITKYSGPLSARQLPDKVNTIVQEAKTQLPLVVLKKVWGEAVSYICGLKDDYSRLFQGQRAAMLSLLRYNTNLTRCKNSMFGFSQQLKAKLDFFKSSIQYDLEKYSDQMHYGISSEKMLKAWQENEERAAAFAQVAEVSHLDDEIMALHSEIVELQRSPYARRQGDKMEQLEEKAIELYKQLKMKCKTPEPDVSSDSSEMVKAIIQTVQNQDKVLKDLYTHLSKILISKQKIIDLFPRIEKTLESIKDADNTVMQMQIKRQREFWHLLKIACAQNSTRNSIAASPESSNLLQVSPWSQSAQPVSSPHPLTSLPGPNDSDAAPRLLQENQKYLSQLTSLMQEAADEQAKSIVDQDWSWTKYETLTTKLKKRNA comes from the exons ATGGAGAAACCTCCCTTCAGGCAGAACCAGAACTGTGGAGACTgggagctgaaagagagactggGAATGGGCGGGTTTGCCCATGTTTACCTCTACCAACATCAC GAAACAGTTGAAAAACTAGCTGTGAAAATGTGCCGTCTGGAGCTCACACCAAGGAATAAGGACAGATGGAGCAGAGAAATCCAGATCATGAAAAA gttgaATCACATCAATGTCGTGACAGCCCGAGATGTCCCGGAGGAAATGAGGCACATAGCCTTAAATGATCTTCCGCTGTTGGCCATGGAGTACTGCTCCAGGGGAGACCTGAGGAAG ATGCTGAGCAAACCTGAAAACTGCTGCGGTTTGAAAGAAAGTGAAGTGCTTTCATTACTCAATGATGTTG GATCTGGTATCCAGTATCTGCACGAAAACAAGATCATACACAGAGACCTTAAACCTGAAAACATAGTGCTGCAAGATATTAACGGAAAG CTGGTTCACAAAATCATTGACCTGGGCTATGCTAAAGACCTGGACCAGGGCAGTCTGTGTACCTCCTTCGTTGGCACGCTTCAGTACCTG GCACCTGAACTGTTTGAGAATAAGGCATACACTGTTACTGTGGACTACTGGAGCTTTGGCACAATGGTATTTGAATGCAGTTGTGGTTTCCGTCCCTTTCTGCACAACCTGCAACCTGTGCAGTG GGCCAGCAAAGTGAGGAATAAAGGTCCAAAAGACATCATGGCTGTAGAGGAGCAGAACGGGGAAGTCAGGTTCTCCACACACCTCCCCTACCCCAACAATCTCAGCAG GACGCTGTTGGAGCCAATGGAAgctctgctgcagctgatgtTAAAGTGGGACCCTGTCCAGAGAGGAGGCAAAGTCAACTCCGACACCAAGAAGCCCATGTGCTTTGAAAAGCTGGAGCAGATACTGAGTATGAAG gTCGTCCACATCCTGAACATGACCACAGCTCAGGTCCACTCTTTCCAGCTGACTCCGGAGGAAAGTCTCCACAGTCTGCAGAAGCGCATCGAGGCCGAGACCAACATCGAAGTGATGAACCAGGAGCTGCTGCAGGAGACGGGAGTGTCACTGGATCCCAGGAAGCACGCTGCGCAGTGTGTCCTAGATGGTGTG AGAGGGTGGGATAGCTACATCGTCTACCTGTTTGACAAGAGCATCACCAAGTACTCTGGTCCCCTCAGTGCCAGACAGCTGCCCGATAAAGTCAACACTATAG TTCAAGAGGCCAAGACACAGCTGCCCCTGGTGGTGTTGAAGAAGGTCTGGGGTGAAGCAGTGAGCTACATCTGTGGGCTGAAGGATGACTACAGCAGGCTATTCCAAGGACAGAGGGCTGCTAT GTTGAGTCTCCTGCGCTACAACACCAACCTGACCAGGTGTAAGAACAGCATGTTTGGCTTCTCTCAGCAGCTGAAGGCCAAGCTGGACTTCTTCAAGAGCAGCATCCAGTACGACCTGGAAAAATACAGCGATCAGATGCACTATGGCATAT cCTCTGAAAAGATGCTGAAGGCCTGGCAAGAGAACGAAGAACGAGCTGCTGCTTTTGCACAG GTGGCAGAGGTGAGCCATCTGGATGATGAGATCATGGCTCTGCACTCGGAGATAGTGGAACTTCAGAGGAGCCCGTATGCTCGACGCCAAGGAGACAAGATGGAGCAGCT AGAAGAAAAAGCGATTGAGCTCTACAAGCAACTGAAGATGAAATGCAAAA CACCTGAGCCAGATGTGAGCAGTGACAGCTCTGAGATGGTGAAGGCCATTATTCAGACCGTCCAGAACCAAGACAAGGTCCTAAAAGACCTGTACACCCACCTCAG CAAGATCCTGATCAGCAAACAAAAGATCATTGACTTGTTTCCACGAATTGAGAAAACCTTGGAGAGCATCAAGGATGCTGACAACACAGTGATGCAGATGCAGATCAAGAGACAAAGAGAGTTCTGGCATTTACTGAAGATCGCCTGT gCTCAAAACTCAACACGAAACTCAATAGCAGCCAGTCCCGAGTCGTCCAACCTGCTGCAGGTTTCTCCGTGGTCACAGTCGGCACAACCCGTCAGCTCCCCACATCCCCTAACCTCCCTACCTGGGCCCAATGACAG TGACGCTGCTCCGCGTCTGCTGCAGGAGAACCAGAAGTACCTCAGTCAGCTGACCAGCCTGATGCAGGAAGCTGCTGATGAACAGGCCAAAAGCATAGTG GACCAAGACTGGAGCTGGACGAAATACGAAACCCTAACAACcaaattaaaaaagagaaatgcgTGA